From one Phocoena sinus isolate mPhoSin1 chromosome 4, mPhoSin1.pri, whole genome shotgun sequence genomic stretch:
- the CLDN14 gene encoding claudin-14 isoform X2, which produces MASAAVQLMGFLLSFLGMVGTLITTILPHWRRTAHVGTNILTAVSYLKGLWMECVWHSTGIYQCQIYRSLLALPRDLQAARALMVISCLLSGVACACAVVGMKCTRCAKGTPAKTTFAVLGGVFFILAGLLCMVAVSWTTNDVVQNFYNPLLPSGMKFEIGQALYLGFISSSLSLIGGTLLLLACQDEAPSRPYQAQPRSGTATAPSYRPPDAYKDNRAPSATSASHNGYRLNDYV; this is translated from the coding sequence ATGGCCAGCGCAGCCGTGCAGCTCATGGGCTTCCTGCTCAGCTTCCTGGGCATGGTGGGCACACTCATCACCACCATCCTGCCGCACTGGCGCCGGACGGCGCACGTGGGCACCAACATCCTGACGGCCGTGTCCTACCTGAAGGGGCTGTGGATGGAGTGCGTGTGGCACAGCACGGGCATCTACCAGTGCCAGATCTACCGCTCGCTGCTGGCGCTGCCCCGCGACCTGCAGGCGGCCCGCGCGCTCATGGTCATCTCCTGCCTGCTGTCGGGCGTGGCCTGCGCCTGCGCCGTGGTCGGCATGAAGTGCACGCGCTGCGCCAAGGGCACCCCCGCCAAGACCACGTTCGCCGTGCTGGGCGGAGTGTTCTTCATCCTGGCCGGCCTGCTCTGCATGGTGGCCGTCTCCTGGACCACCAACGACGTGGTGCAGAACTTCTACAACCCGCTGCTGCCCAGCGGCATGAAGTTCGAGATCGGGCAGGCCCTGTACCTCGGCTTCATCTCCTCGTCCCTGTCGCTCATCGGCGGCACGCTGCTCCTCCTGGCCTGCCAGGACGAGGCGCCCTCCAGGCCCTACCAGGCTCAGCCCCGGTCCGGCACGGCCACCGCGCCCTCCTACCGGCCCCCCGACGCCTACAAGGACAATCGGGCCCCGTCGGCCACCTCGGCCTCGCACAACGGGTACAGGCTGAACGACTATGTGTGA
- the CLDN14 gene encoding claudin-14 isoform X1, translated as MASAAVQLMGFLLSFLGMVGTLITTILPHWRRTAHVGTNILTAVSYLKGLWMECVWHSTGIYQCQIYRSLLALPRDLQAARALMVISCLLSGVACACAVVGMKCTRCAKGTPAKTTFAVLGGVFFILAGLLCMVAVSWTTNDVVQNFYNPLLPSGMKFEIGQALYLGFISSSLSLIGGTLLLLACQDEAPSRPYQAQPRSGTATAPSYRPPDAYKDNRAPSATSASHNGYRLNDYVPFFLSAKMLVTIVSTPPGSAHPGQENQRRAGRMFVQKMLEQRHQKLSPYPGSISEARQGVQGFLEKEIIAIRRKRRTMLFSTGEQLAPTSEAAKVRRKKRQSETCLFAWLSRH; from the exons ATGGCCAGCGCAGCCGTGCAGCTCATGGGCTTCCTGCTCAGCTTCCTGGGCATGGTGGGCACACTCATCACCACCATCCTGCCGCACTGGCGCCGGACGGCGCACGTGGGCACCAACATCCTGACGGCCGTGTCCTACCTGAAGGGGCTGTGGATGGAGTGCGTGTGGCACAGCACGGGCATCTACCAGTGCCAGATCTACCGCTCGCTGCTGGCGCTGCCCCGCGACCTGCAGGCGGCCCGCGCGCTCATGGTCATCTCCTGCCTGCTGTCGGGCGTGGCCTGCGCCTGCGCCGTGGTCGGCATGAAGTGCACGCGCTGCGCCAAGGGCACCCCCGCCAAGACCACGTTCGCCGTGCTGGGCGGAGTGTTCTTCATCCTGGCCGGCCTGCTCTGCATGGTGGCCGTCTCCTGGACCACCAACGACGTGGTGCAGAACTTCTACAACCCGCTGCTGCCCAGCGGCATGAAGTTCGAGATCGGGCAGGCCCTGTACCTCGGCTTCATCTCCTCGTCCCTGTCGCTCATCGGCGGCACGCTGCTCCTCCTGGCCTGCCAGGACGAGGCGCCCTCCAGGCCCTACCAGGCTCAGCCCCGGTCCGGCACGGCCACCGCGCCCTCCTACCGGCCCCCCGACGCCTACAAGGACAATCGGGCCCCGTCGGCCACCTCGGCCTCGCACAACGGGTACAGGCTGAACGACTATGT ACCCTTCTTCTTGTCTGCTAAGATGCTGGTAACCATAGTCAGCACACCTCCGGGCTCCGCCCACCCAGGACAGGAAAATCAGAGGAGGGCTGGGCGGATGTTCGTCCAGAAGATGCTGGAGCAACGTCACCAAAAACTGTCGCCCTATCCTGGCTCCATCTCAGAGGCAAGGCAGGGAGTACAGGGCTTCCTTGAAAAAGAGATAATTGCCATACGCCGCAAAAGAAGGACAATGTTATTTTCGACCGGTGAGCAGTTGGCCCCCACTAGCGAGGCAGCaaaagtcagaagaaaaaaaaggcaaagtgaGACATGCCTGTTCGCTTGGCTCTCCAGGCATTGA